In Chlorocebus sabaeus isolate Y175 chromosome 2, mChlSab1.0.hap1, whole genome shotgun sequence, the genomic stretch GTGGTGGGGAagtgctttgtcttttttttttttggagacggagtcttgctctgtcgcccaggctggagtgcaatggcgcgatctcggctcactgcaacctctgcctcctgggttcaagcgattcttgtgcctcagccacttaagtggctgggattagaggtgtgcgcCAGCATACCcggcttttttgtgtgtatttttagtagagatggggcttcaccatattgaccaggctgatctcaaactcctgacctcaggtgatctgcctgccttggcctcccaaagttctgggattacagatgtgaaccactacgcctggcctgcATGGTCTTTTTATGATTCAGCTTCAGAAGACAAAAAGCATCACTTCTGCTGGAGCCCAATGGTCAAGTCACTACCAAAGGTACACCCAGGTTCAAGAGGGAGAGGACATGGACTCCACCACTCAGTAGGACGTCATTGTAAAACGtggggtgcatgtgagaggggaaatttcttatttttttctcttaaattttattttactttaagttccaggatacatgtgcaaaacgtgcaggtttgttacataggtaaacgtgtgccacggtggtttgttgtgcctatcaactcatcacctaggtattaagccccacatgcattagctatttgtcctaatgctctccctcccctcacccccacagaCCCCGGTGTATgttgttccctccctgtgtccatgtgttctcactgttcagctcccacttatgagtgagaacatgcaatgtttggttttctgttcctgtgttagtttgctgaggatgatagcttccagcttcatccatgttcccacaaaggatatgatctcattcctctctttttgagaccaagtctcactctctcacccaggctggagtgcagtggaacgatcctAGCTCACCGcagactcaaattcctgggctcaagcaatcctcccgcctcagcctcccaaagtgctgggattacaggcatgagccactgcatctggccaagaGGGAAAATTTTTGagatcatttttcaaaaatacagtcTACCACCCAAGGTCAAGCCCAATGTTGATGGAGAGAGAAATATCCTACAGCCAGGGTGTGCATGGAGGCATGAGGAGAGAAGGCAGAATTGGGAgcagataataaaatattctacGGATGTGGAGAAACGACCAACACAAAATCAAgttgaaggccaggtgtggtggctcacacctgaagtcccaacacttttggaggttgaggcaggaggatagcttgaggccaggagtttgagattagcctgggcaacataattttttggttttgttttgttttgttggagacggagtcttgctctgtagcccaggctggaattcagtggtgcaatctcagctcactgacgcttctgcctcctgggttgaagcgattctcctgcctcagcctcctgagtagctgggattacagatgtgtgcaccacatccgggtaatttttgtatttatagtagagacagggtttcaccatgttggccaggatggtctccatctcttgaccttataATCCCCCCtccttgttctcccaaagtgctgggattacaggcatgagccactacgcctggccatgTCTCAGGTCTTAAGGTCCCTAGCTGGTCAGCCTTCTTTCCActtctcagaattttcttttcttttttctttctttctttcttttcttttttttttttttttttttttgagatggagtgtcactctgtcgcccagactagagtgcaatggcatgatctcggctcactgcaacctctacctcctgggttcaagcaattctcgtgcctcagcctcctgagcagctgggatcacaggcatgagccaccatgcctggctaatttttgtgcttttggtagatacaggttttgtcatgttgggcaggatggtctcaaattcctggcctcaagtgatccatctgcttcagcctcccaaagtgctgggattacaggcatgagccacggcgcccagcctgagttttcttattcttattttatatacagCGTCAAAGGTTCTTAGTTTTACTTAGCAGGAGAAATAGGGAAAAGTACATCTGCTCCATCTTCCTAGATGTGGAAGTCCTGTGGTTCATCCTACTATATATTAAAATCTCTTTTAATATATAATCTGTCTGTTTCTCCCTacccctccttccccttccatttcatttgttgaaaaaaatggaGTCATTTGTCCTGAGGATTTCCCCCAGTCTGTATTTTGGTAATTGCAATCCCATGTGTCACTTATTATGCCCCTCTGTCCCCTGTGTTTTCTATAAATGGTGATTACATTTAGAAGCTTGGTCAGACTTACGCTTGATGTTTTTGGCAAGAATATTTGATGGGTGTGCTGTGTTCTCTTGGCAGGCAGCACGTGACGCCTGGTTGTCTCTGTGTACCATTAGCAGCTTTCATTGGTCATTGTGTAGATTCATTAACGTATTAGGAGTACAGATGGCTTTTAAATACATGAAACGATGCCAACctcaattagatttttaaaaatgaaattttaaaggaTGAGTACTATTTTTTCATCTACCAGATTGACAAGGATCAGAGTGTTAACATGAATGTTGGCAAGAGTGCAGAGGACAGGTGACTTCACAGGCTGCCTGATTTGACTGTATCCATCAAAATGACTTATGTATACACCCTTTGGCCCAGCAGTTCTACTTTTAGGAATGTACCCTGTGGATACACGGGCACATATGCAAAATGATGGATTGTAGTATTGTTTGGATTAGCAGGAGTTgaagcctgggcgacatagtgagatcttctctctattaaaaataaaaaataacccttTCGGTCCTTGAGCACGGGGGCACAAGGTCGTGAAAACAAGGTCTTGGTGAGGTGCCGCCATTTCATCCGTCCTCGGTCTCTACGCCTTTCGCAGAGCTTCCAGCAGCGCTATGTTGGGCCACAGCATCCGGAGGTTCACAACCTCTGTGGTCCGTAGGAGCCACTATGAGGAGGGCCCTGGGAAGAATTTGCCATTTTCAGTGGAAAACAAGTGGGCATTACTAGTTAAGATGTGTTTGTACTTTGGATCTGCATTTGCTGCACCCTTCCTTATAGTAAGACACCAACTGCTTAAACAATAAGGGTGTTTCAGTTCGTCCATTTACCAGATATGAAGAGCATTTTAAGAGATACAGCCTCTGGAAATGGATCAAACTCTAACTCATGGCATGCTAGATATGTTTGTCAATAAACTTatgacatgaaaaaataaaaaataaaaaataaaaataaaaataaaaaataaaaagtagccaggcatggtggtgcatgcctgtggtcccagctacttgggaggctgaggtgggaggatcctcaaatttgggatgtcaaggctgcaatgagtcgtgatcatgccactgcgctccagcctgggcaatagaacagaccctatctccaaaaacaaaaacaaaaacagtaacaacaaaagtTAAGAACTACCAAATTGTTCTACCTGGAGTACTACAACGTTATCACAACTTGTGGCAGACCCTGTGGGCAATGTGCCTGCAGGATGCTCTCCGAAGCTTTGGTGGACAGTTCTCATTAAAGGGAACAGCCACTTGTGTGTTTTTGACCAAGCATGGGGCAGGCAGGAAATGCCAAATGTCAAGGAGAAAATCTTGAAGCAGCCCTCAGCCAATGAGGGATGAGTTGGTAGATAAGCACCTTGGTGTTCTTGTCTCTCAGTGACAGAATTTTGAGCAGTGTTCCACGGGTTTTTCAAAGGATGCCCTGTGGAGGAGCCCCATTGCCTGGAGCGGCAGCTTACTCAGCATCACACCCTATATTAGCTCCCCGTCCTTCCTTGTGTCACTTCCCCACTTAAACCATTTGCCCCTGAATCTTTATTCTAGGCTTTGCTTTTGAGGGAAATCTACACTAAGGCAGAGCTTGGTGGTGGTTTGGCAGCACAGTCTGACACAATTGGTAGTAGTTACTATAAAAAATAGTACTTACAGTGCCAGACACCATCCTTAAGCACTTTACAAGCATTAAATCTGTGTAACTACCCCATGAAGTAGGCATGATTAGCACCGCTATTTTTCAGGCAAAGAAACtcgggcacagagaggttaagtcacttgtccAAGGGCACCTACCTCCCCTGGGCAGTCTTGTTTCACCGTCCTGCTCCAAACCACCACACTATCCTTTCTCTGGTCCCCTGCTGCTTCACCAGCATGAGCTGAGCTTGGCCAAGGTTGGCCTCTTCCTTTCTGGACATCGACTGTAGTGGTCAGCTGTGGAGAGTGGTCATCCACGTACACTCTACAGTTGGTTTTCCAGGTGCCCAGAGAGCTTGGCACAAAGTCCAGGTAAGATTGATatacctggccaggcgcggtggctcaagcctgtaatcccagcactttgggaggccgagacgggtggatcacgaggtcaggagatcgagatcatcctggctaacacggtgaaaccccgtctctactaaaaaaatacaaaaaaattagccaggcgtggtggtgggcgcctgtagtcccagctacacgggaggctgaggcaggagaatggcgggaacccgggaggcggagcttgcagtgagccgagatcacgccactgcactccagcctgggcgacagagcgagactccgtctcaaaaaaaaaaaaaaaaaaagattgatataCCCTTTTAGGGACAGCCAATCAGCTGCAGAGGGATGTTGCACTTCATAAATGGTTTGTAACCTACAGccctatcattttattattatttttataatgcaaTCATAACAGTTATTTCTGGgggaggtttgtttgttttttaagtttttttgttttgttttgttttgttttttgtagagatggactcttgctgtgttgcccaggctggtctcaaactcccgagctgaagcaatcctcctgtgtcactctcccaaagtgggattacaggcgtgagccaccacgtccagctttttgtttgtttgtttgtttgtttgttttgagatggagtttcgctcttgttgcctaggctggagtacagtggtgtgatcttggctcaccgcaacctccacctcctgggtgcaagtgattcttgtgcctcagcctcctgagtagctgggactacaggcacccgccaccacgcccggctaatttttgtatttttagtagagttgggatttcaccatgttggccaggctggtctgaaactcctcacctcaggtgatccgcctaccttggcctccaaaagtgctgggattacaggcatgagcctccacgcctggcttgTTTTTTACATCAGTGCAATTAGAGCCTGACGTGGGTACTTGCTGACATGGGTACTGGTCATTTCCTATTCAGCAACAAGTTTACAAACCATCTCATTGGCCAGGCCactatgttatatttatattattttctattttatattcagaaaaactttttcttgctttatatcCACATTCTTGGTATCTTAgtgttgtattattatttttatttatttatttattgagacggagtctcactctgttgcccaggctggagtgcagtggtgcgatcttggctcactgcaagttccgcctcccgggttcacgccattctcctgcctcagcctcctgagtagctgggactacaggcacccaccaccgcgcctggctaattttttgtatttttagtagagacagggtttcaccgtggtctcaatctcctgacctcgtcatccacccgccttggcctcccaaagtgctgggattacaggcatgagccactgcacctggcaatatcttagtgtttttttgttttttgttttttgttttttttgagacggagtcttcctctgtcacccaggctggagtacagtggcacaatcttggctcactacaacctccgcctcctaggttcaagccattctcctgtctcagcttccccagtagctgggattacaggcacgcaccaccacgcccagctaatttttgtattttcagtagagacagggtttcaccattttgaccaggctggtcttgaactcctgacctcgtgatctgcccgcctcggcctcccaaagtgctgggattacaggcgtgagtcatcgtgcccggcctaccttagtgttttaaaaatgacttcCTCAAGTTTTAACATTGACGTGTTAACAGTTCATAATGTGgccatttaaatttcatttaagaaCTTCAAGAATTCACAAGACTCTctataatgaaattattaaaatcaattattCATATGTGAATTTATTGAAATAAGATGGCTTAAATAATTTAGGAGAGAATACTCAACATGGTCAGAATTCTCACATGAGTGTATGCATATTAATTAAAAATcaggctggggctgggcgtggtggctcacgcctgtaatcccagcactttggtaggccgaggcaggtggatcacgaggtcaggagattgagaccatcctggctaacacagtgaaaccccgtctctactaaaaatacaaaaaactagctgggcgaggtggcggacgcctgtagttccagctactcggaaggctgaggcaggagaatggcgtgaacccaggaggcggagcttgcagtgagccgagattgtgccactgcactccagcctggggcgacagagcaagactctgtctcaaaaaaaaaaaaaaaaaaaaaaatcaggctgggtgcagtggctcacgcttgtaatatcagcactttggtaggccaaggctggcagattacctgaggtcaggagttcgagaccagtctggccaacatggtgacaccctgtctctaataaaaatacaaatttagctgggcatggtggtgggcacctatagtcccagctacttgggaggctgaggaaggggaatcacttgaatccaggggacagaggttgcagtgagccaagatggcaccactgcactccagcctgggtgacagagtgagacttaaaaaaaagaaagaaaaatcgcttctcggccttttggctaagatcaagtgtaaaaaaagaaagaaatgaacatatATGATCTATATAAATGTAagtcttctttgatttttatttatttattattactattttttcgagatagagtttcgctcttgttgcccccgctggagtgcaatggcatgatctctgctcactgcaacctccacctcccgggttcaagcgattctcctgcctcagcctcccgagtagctggaattacaggcatgagccaccacgcctggctaattttgtatttttagtagagacgaggtttctccatgttggttaggctggtctcgaactcctgacctcaggtgatccgcccgcctcagcctcccaaagtgctgggatcacaggcgtgagccaccgcacttggctgtGCCCagtcatttctattattttctttttctttttttgagatggagttttgctattgttgccaggctggagggcaatggcgccatctcagctcactgcaacctctgcctcccaggttcaagtgattctcctgcctcagcctcctgagtagctgtgattacagatgcccgccaccatgcctagctaatttttttgtatttttagtagagatggggttttaccatgttgccatgttggccaggctggtcttgaactcttgacctcaggtgatctgcccacctcggcctcccaatgtgctgagattacaggcgcgagccagcATGCATGGcccatttctattattttcaatatAGTAAGAAATAGTTCTTGTTATTTTTGCCTCATGACAAAGACTATGATGGTagagatagaaaaatagaaagctGGGCATTATgtaatcaattattttattttattgtttttatcttttttttttttttgagacagcctctcactacgtcacccaggctggaatacaatggggtgatctcagctcactgcaacctccacctcctgggttcaagcgattctcctgcctcagcctccagagcagctgggattataggtgtgcaccaccacacctagctaaaattttttttgtatttttagtagaaatggggtttcaccatgttggccaggctggtctcaaactcctgacctcaagtgatctgcctgcctcagcctctcaaagtgctggaattacaggtgagagccaccgcagccagcccattttattttattttctgagtcagggtcttgctctgttgtccaggctggagttcagtggtgtgatcacagctcactgcagcctcaactttctgggcttaagtgactatcccacctcagactccctaTTAGtggggaatacaggcatgtgccaccaagcccagctaatttttgtatttgttttgtaaagatggggttttgccatgttgcctagactggtctggaactcctgggttcaagcaatccgcccacctcagcctcccaaactgctggaattacaagtgtgagccaccacacctggcctatgtaATAAATTTGATCATGACATAAGTTGCCAGGTTTTCTGCATgatttgttaactttttttttttttttgagacggagtctcgctttgtcgcccaggctggagtgcagtggcacgatctcagctcactgcaagctccgcctcccgggtttacgccattctcctgcctcagcctcctgagtagctgggactacaggcgcccacaacctcgctgggctagttttttgtatttttagtagagacggggtttcaccgtgttagccaggatggtctcgatctcctgacctcatgatccgcccgtctcagcctcccaaagtgctgggattacaggcttgagccaccgcacccagccgatttgttaatttttaaaaactgcacaagtgagccaggcatggtagttcacatctgtaatccctgcactttgtgGGGGgtcgaggcagggggatcacttgagcccaggagttccagaccagcctgggcaacataaggaaaccatatcttcattaaaaaaaaaaaaaaattacacaagcaatatacaaaattattatgTTAAACTTCTACAG encodes the following:
- the LOC119618593 gene encoding cytochrome c oxidase subunit 7C, mitochondrial; the encoded protein is MLGHSIRRFTTSVVRRSHYEEGPGKNLPFSVENKWALLVKMCLYFGSAFAAPFLIVRHQLLKQ